The window CTGATAAACGGATTTCAGAGGCAAATAAAAAAGCTCTACAAGCTGCGCGTGATCAGGGGGTCTATGTGGTTTTGACTACAGGACGCCCCTTGCAAGCCATTGGCGTTTTTTTGGAAGAATTAGATTTGCTGGGTGAGGGGCAGTATTCCATTACCTTTAATGGTGGTCTGGTTCAAGAAAATACAGGTCGGGTTTTGGATAAGGTGGGCTTTACCATTGAGGAAGTCCGTGCCATTCGTCAGGTGACCAATGAACTAGATTTACCCCTTGATGCAGTCTATGGTGGGGATGTATACTCTCTACCAGCTTTCCACGAATCTCTCTATTTGACTGCTAACCCCCTTTTGAATAAAATCAAGGTGACTGATGACGAATTGCCAGAGGATTTTGTGTACAATAAGGCAGTATCAGCAGTAGATGCAGATTTCTTGGATGCACAAATTCCGAAAATTCCTGCGGAAATGCACGAACGTTTTGAGATTTTTAAATCGCGTGATATTTTGCTTGAGTGGAGCCCTAAAGG is drawn from Streptococcus sp. 29892 and contains these coding sequences:
- a CDS encoding Cof-type HAD-IIB family hydrolase produces the protein MAIKLIALDLDGTLLTSDKRISEANKKALQAARDQGVYVVLTTGRPLQAIGVFLEELDLLGEGQYSITFNGGLVQENTGRVLDKVGFTIEEVRAIRQVTNELDLPLDAVYGGDVYSLPAFHESLYLTANPLLNKIKVTDDELPEDFVYNKAVSAVDADFLDAQIPKIPAEMHERFEIFKSRDILLEWSPKGVHKANGLAKLIGHLGIDQSEVMACGDEGNDLSMIEWAGMGVAMANATDEIKAAAKVVLPKTNDEDGIAWAVEHYVLNEG